The proteins below are encoded in one region of Amycolatopsis magusensis:
- the rbfA gene encoding 30S ribosome-binding factor RbfA — protein MADPARARKLAKRITQIVASAIEHEIKDPRLATVTITDTKITADLHDATVYYTVLGEKLDAPPDLASAAAALESARGVLRSKVGQGTGVRYTPTLTFVTDNIPEEAQRIEDLLAKAREADAEVARRATGAQPAGDADPYRAPRVDDDESV, from the coding sequence GTGGCCGATCCGGCACGCGCGCGCAAGCTCGCCAAGCGGATTACCCAGATCGTGGCCTCCGCCATCGAGCACGAGATCAAGGACCCGCGGCTGGCGACCGTGACGATCACGGACACCAAGATCACCGCGGACCTGCACGACGCGACGGTGTACTACACCGTGCTCGGCGAGAAGCTCGACGCCCCGCCGGACCTGGCGAGTGCGGCGGCGGCGCTGGAGTCGGCGCGCGGGGTGCTGCGGTCGAAGGTGGGGCAGGGGACCGGTGTCCGGTACACCCCGACGCTGACCTTCGTCACCGACAACATCCCGGAGGAGGCGCAGCGGATCGAGGATCTGCTGGCCAAGGCCAGGGAAGCCGACGCCGAGGTGGCCCGCCGGGCGACCGGGGCGCAGCCCGCCGGTGACGCGGACCCGTACCGCGCGCCGCGGGTGGACGACGACGAGTCCGTCTGA
- a CDS encoding alpha/beta hydrolase, with the protein MSGKGFSRRALLLGGGALAAAACSPSGPAEPVAESIPPVVPAPPTPADPVTVERVWSAARGSELDLVLITPEGVPAADLPVCLALHGRGSSARTFVDLGLPSMLTEAVRAGMPPFTVAAVDGSNYWVAVDPADDPQRMLTEEVPGWLSRRGLGLRTGGVPSAAMGISMGAFGALRYTRDHRDLRATAAISPALFVGWGDARSRKVFRDRAQWESHEPLLHADDTAPVPIGVWCGTQDPFAGAARRYIQAARPQVSRLAPGGHTDKYWKKTLPDVLRFLGDHLKQ; encoded by the coding sequence TTGTCCGGCAAGGGCTTCTCGCGACGGGCGCTGCTGCTGGGCGGCGGCGCCCTCGCGGCGGCGGCCTGCTCGCCGTCCGGACCGGCTGAGCCCGTGGCGGAGTCGATCCCGCCCGTGGTGCCCGCGCCACCGACACCGGCCGATCCGGTCACCGTCGAACGCGTGTGGTCCGCGGCGCGCGGGTCCGAACTGGACCTGGTGCTGATCACCCCGGAGGGTGTGCCCGCCGCGGACCTGCCGGTCTGCCTCGCGTTGCACGGCCGTGGTTCCAGCGCCCGGACCTTCGTGGACCTCGGGCTGCCGTCGATGCTGACCGAGGCGGTGCGGGCGGGGATGCCGCCGTTCACCGTGGCCGCCGTGGACGGCTCGAACTACTGGGTCGCCGTCGACCCGGCCGACGATCCGCAGCGGATGCTGACCGAGGAAGTCCCCGGCTGGCTCAGCCGCCGTGGTCTCGGCCTGCGCACCGGCGGCGTGCCGTCGGCGGCCATGGGCATCTCGATGGGTGCCTTCGGCGCGCTGCGCTACACCCGTGACCACCGCGACCTGCGGGCCACCGCCGCGATCAGCCCGGCGCTGTTCGTCGGCTGGGGTGACGCGCGCTCGCGCAAGGTGTTCCGTGACCGCGCGCAGTGGGAGTCGCACGAGCCGCTGCTGCACGCCGACGACACCGCGCCGGTCCCGATCGGCGTCTGGTGCGGCACGCAGGACCCGTTCGCCGGCGCCGCCCGGCGCTACATCCAGGCGGCCCGGCCCCAGGTTTCGCGGCTCGCGCCAGGTGGGCACACGGACAAGTACTGGAAGAAAACCCTGCCCGACGTGCTCCGCTTCCTCGGCGACCACCTCAAGCAATGA
- a CDS encoding DUF1801 domain-containing protein, which yields MHNEVTDYLAKTLPWQAEICGKLRELVHATIPGAEERLEYGKPHFLKNGKHAAVLHVGRGKVSFMVFGAGEIEPVKGVLRALGNGDRKAADFTEGQDVDYDLLAGVLTRTSSKLIA from the coding sequence GTGCACAACGAAGTCACCGACTACCTCGCCAAGACGCTTCCCTGGCAGGCGGAGATCTGCGGCAAGCTGCGGGAGCTGGTCCACGCGACCATCCCCGGCGCCGAGGAACGACTGGAGTACGGCAAGCCGCACTTCCTCAAGAACGGCAAGCACGCCGCCGTGCTCCACGTGGGACGCGGCAAGGTGTCGTTCATGGTGTTCGGGGCCGGGGAAATCGAGCCGGTGAAGGGTGTCCTGAGAGCACTGGGCAACGGCGACCGCAAGGCGGCCGACTTCACCGAGGGCCAGGACGTCGACTACGACCTGCTCGCCGGCGTCCTCACCAGGACCAGCAGCAAGCTCATTGCTTGA
- a CDS encoding cupin domain-containing protein, whose protein sequence is MSTAQRTEQRVQPLVVRRTEAEVLGTGPDTISLLADVPATGGFLSATRTTLGEGQDGATPHYHRVSAETFFVLGGVLQVLLGEEIVTAREGDLLFVPPRTVHAFGAAPGSGADLLIAFTPGVERFGYFRLLGRIRDGDADPGEIFEAQERYDNHFVDSTVWRNARRSANS, encoded by the coding sequence ATGAGCACAGCACAGCGCACCGAGCAGCGGGTCCAGCCGCTGGTGGTGCGGCGGACCGAGGCGGAAGTCCTGGGAACGGGACCCGACACGATCTCCCTGCTCGCCGACGTGCCGGCGACCGGGGGTTTCCTGAGTGCCACCCGCACGACACTGGGCGAAGGCCAGGACGGGGCCACGCCGCACTACCACCGCGTATCGGCGGAGACGTTCTTCGTCCTCGGCGGTGTCCTGCAGGTACTCCTCGGCGAGGAGATCGTCACGGCACGGGAAGGGGACCTGCTGTTCGTGCCGCCACGCACCGTCCACGCCTTCGGCGCGGCGCCGGGCTCCGGGGCGGACCTGCTGATCGCGTTCACCCCCGGCGTCGAGCGGTTCGGGTACTTCCGGCTCCTCGGCCGGATCCGCGACGGCGACGCCGATCCCGGGGAGATCTTCGAGGCCCAAGAACGCTACGACAACCACTTCGTCGACAGCACCGTCTGGCGGAACGCCCGCCGCTCAGCCAACTCGTGA
- a CDS encoding MarR family winged helix-turn-helix transcriptional regulator: MSETKAVQPDAVDAVIEAWQRERPDLDLDAIAVVGRLGRAGLLLAPAQEAVFTRFGLQKGEFDVLASLRRSGDPYTLRPSQLSETLMLTRAGMTNRLDRLEAAGLVERTLDPADRRSFRVRLTDKGYATVDDAMTAHTANITQLLSALSEEQLGGLDELLRVLLRALES, encoded by the coding sequence GTGAGTGAAACGAAGGCAGTGCAGCCCGACGCCGTCGATGCCGTGATCGAGGCCTGGCAGCGGGAACGACCGGACCTGGACCTCGACGCGATCGCCGTCGTCGGCCGCCTCGGGCGGGCGGGGCTCCTGCTCGCCCCGGCGCAGGAAGCGGTCTTCACCCGGTTCGGGCTGCAGAAGGGCGAGTTCGACGTCCTCGCCTCGCTCCGCCGCTCCGGCGATCCGTACACGCTGAGGCCGTCACAACTCTCCGAGACGCTGATGCTCACCCGGGCAGGCATGACCAACCGGCTGGACCGGCTGGAGGCGGCCGGGCTCGTCGAGCGCACCCTCGACCCGGCGGACCGGCGCAGCTTCCGCGTCCGGCTCACCGACAAGGGTTATGCCACCGTGGACGACGCGATGACGGCGCACACGGCCAACATCACCCAGCTGCTGTCGGCGCTGAGCGAGGAACAACTCGGCGGACTCGACGAACTGCTGCGGGTCCTGCTGCGGGCCCTGGAAAGTTAG
- a CDS encoding TRM11 family SAM-dependent methyltransferase has translation MSQYAILVYPSANRVYTDSSPKLLRAELAVFGAAALSAGISEISEAEIGGVGYVTFTTEAPLGEADLACLSNLSALYALFEVTGDLLRPLAVRRADRFDSDLLTIQKYPGKTNELFTKLLLNVTLLTAGRGFTEPLELLDPLCGRGTTLNQAMMYGFHGTGFDVDGKDFDAYELFVKTWLRNKRIKHTADSGALRRNKVRLGRRLEIEYGLTKEQYKAGDTRRLTVYNCDTLTTDELLRANSVDLIVTDAPYGVQHGSHREATLSRSPSDLLAAAVPVWTRVLRPGGALGISWNTYVTKREELAAILTRAGLEVLDDGPFGEFEHRVDQSIVRDLIVARKP, from the coding sequence ATGTCCCAGTACGCGATCCTGGTGTATCCCTCGGCCAACCGGGTCTACACCGACTCCTCCCCGAAGCTGCTCCGCGCCGAGCTGGCCGTGTTCGGCGCGGCCGCGCTGTCCGCCGGGATCAGCGAGATCTCCGAGGCCGAGATCGGTGGCGTCGGCTACGTCACCTTCACCACCGAAGCTCCGCTGGGCGAGGCGGATCTGGCCTGCCTGTCGAACCTTTCGGCGCTGTACGCCTTGTTCGAGGTGACCGGTGACCTGCTGCGCCCGCTGGCGGTGCGGCGCGCGGACCGGTTCGACTCGGACCTGCTGACCATCCAGAAGTACCCCGGCAAGACCAACGAGCTGTTCACCAAGCTCCTGCTCAACGTCACCCTGCTCACCGCGGGCCGCGGGTTCACCGAGCCGCTGGAGCTGCTGGACCCGTTGTGCGGCCGGGGAACCACGCTGAACCAGGCGATGATGTACGGCTTCCACGGCACCGGGTTCGACGTGGACGGCAAGGACTTCGACGCCTACGAGCTGTTCGTCAAGACCTGGCTGCGGAACAAGCGGATCAAACACACCGCCGACTCGGGTGCGTTGCGGCGCAACAAGGTCCGGCTGGGGCGGCGGCTGGAGATCGAGTACGGGCTGACCAAGGAGCAGTACAAGGCGGGCGACACCCGGCGGCTGACCGTCTACAACTGCGACACGCTCACCACCGACGAGCTGCTGCGCGCGAACTCCGTGGACCTCATCGTCACCGACGCGCCCTACGGCGTCCAGCACGGCAGCCACCGCGAGGCCACGCTTTCCCGCAGCCCCAGCGATCTGCTCGCCGCCGCCGTTCCGGTGTGGACCCGCGTGCTGCGGCCCGGCGGCGCGCTCGGCATCTCCTGGAACACCTACGTGACCAAGCGCGAGGAACTGGCCGCGATCCTGACCCGCGCAGGCCTCGAAGTGCTCGACGACGGCCCGTTCGGGGAGTTCGAGCACCGGGTGGACCAGTCGATCGTGCGCGACCTGATCGTCGCGCGGAAACCCTAA
- a CDS encoding DHH family phosphoesterase, translating into MTTSQLDVDRAAALLRDAADVTILSHVRPDADTLGSALALGRVLHRRGATVRVSYSGGSALPDSLRSLDPDGLYVPEDRLPAAEPLLVTVDAASAGRLGALAGRVAATREAGGEVLVIDHHASNPGFGTLNVIDAQAEATVVLVLQVLDALGEELDAVTASCLYAGLVTDTAMFRLAKPGTHRMAVRLLEAGVDPAVLTREVVDERPFAALAMLGTALSAARFEPDAAQGLGLVHTAVTADLAATVRYEEVEGVIDVVRTVGEAGVAIVLKEVPGSSSEWTVSLRSAGRLDVSAVAVSLGGGGHKLAAGCTLTGSADQVLEQLRTALETAPLL; encoded by the coding sequence GTGACCACCTCGCAGCTCGACGTCGATCGCGCCGCGGCCCTGCTCCGGGATGCCGCCGACGTGACCATCCTGTCCCATGTCCGCCCCGACGCCGACACGCTCGGCAGCGCGCTGGCCCTCGGCCGGGTGCTGCACCGCCGCGGTGCCACCGTGCGCGTGTCCTACTCCGGCGGGTCCGCGTTGCCGGACAGCCTGCGCTCGCTCGACCCGGACGGCCTGTACGTGCCCGAGGACCGGCTGCCCGCGGCCGAGCCGCTGCTGGTCACCGTGGACGCGGCCAGCGCGGGCCGGCTGGGTGCGCTGGCGGGCCGGGTGGCGGCCACCCGCGAGGCGGGCGGCGAGGTGCTGGTGATCGACCACCACGCCTCCAACCCCGGCTTCGGCACGCTCAACGTGATCGACGCCCAGGCCGAGGCCACCGTGGTGCTGGTGCTCCAGGTGCTCGACGCGCTGGGGGAGGAGCTGGACGCGGTGACCGCGAGCTGCCTGTACGCCGGGCTGGTCACCGACACCGCGATGTTCCGCCTGGCCAAGCCGGGCACCCACCGGATGGCGGTCCGGCTGCTCGAAGCCGGGGTGGACCCGGCCGTGCTGACCAGGGAAGTGGTCGACGAGCGGCCGTTCGCGGCGCTGGCCATGCTCGGCACGGCGCTCTCGGCCGCGCGGTTCGAGCCGGACGCCGCGCAGGGCCTCGGCCTGGTGCACACCGCGGTCACCGCCGATCTCGCGGCGACCGTGCGGTACGAAGAGGTCGAAGGCGTGATCGACGTGGTGCGCACGGTCGGGGAGGCCGGGGTGGCGATCGTGCTCAAGGAGGTGCCCGGTTCGAGTTCGGAGTGGACGGTGTCGCTGCGCTCGGCGGGCAGGCTGGACGTCTCCGCGGTGGCGGTCTCCCTCGGTGGTGGCGGGCACAAGCTGGCGGCGGGCTGCACCCTGACCGGCAGCGCCGACCAGGTGCTCGAGCAGTTGCGCACCGCGCTCGAAACCGCCCCCCTGCTTTAG